A region from the Myxococcaceae bacterium JPH2 genome encodes:
- a CDS encoding tyrosine--tRNA ligase, translating to MNPDALRKATPEEQFEEVTRGTVDLQVPEDLKKKLQRSYEKGKPLIIKAGFDPSRPDLHLGHSLLLTRMRRFQEFGHTVVFLIGDFTALIGDPTGKNTTRPALTRDEVKTNAETYKQQVFKVLDPDKTVVRFNSEWLDQLGTEGMIKLASRYSVQRMLERDDFKKRFRDNLSIAIHEFLYPLLQGWDSVALKADVELGATDQLFNLLVGRQLMKEEGMEPQVIMTGPILEGLSAKLVDGKIVGDKMSKSLDNYVGINEPAEQIFGKLMSITDDLMWRYYELLSSMPLKEVHELRAKVQRGEVHPKAAKTGFAEEMAARFQGTEAGRKAAEDFEKRFAKKELSTEDLPLFELSLAGVEKMPVIKVLPETKLVASATEARKLMAQGGVRVNGEKVTDPKAELGAGEYTVQVGRLKAARVKLA from the coding sequence ATGAATCCGGACGCGCTGCGCAAGGCCACCCCCGAGGAGCAGTTCGAAGAAGTCACCCGAGGCACCGTGGATCTCCAGGTGCCCGAGGACCTGAAGAAGAAGCTCCAGCGCTCGTATGAGAAGGGCAAGCCGCTCATCATCAAGGCGGGCTTCGACCCCAGCCGTCCGGACCTCCACCTGGGCCACTCGCTGCTGCTCACGCGCATGCGGCGGTTCCAGGAGTTCGGCCACACGGTGGTGTTCCTCATCGGTGACTTCACCGCGCTCATCGGCGACCCCACGGGGAAGAACACCACGCGCCCAGCCCTCACCCGCGACGAGGTGAAGACGAACGCGGAGACGTACAAGCAGCAGGTCTTCAAGGTGTTGGACCCGGACAAGACGGTGGTCCGCTTCAACTCCGAGTGGCTCGATCAGCTCGGCACCGAGGGGATGATCAAGCTCGCCTCGCGCTACTCGGTGCAGCGCATGCTGGAGCGCGACGACTTCAAGAAGCGCTTCCGCGACAACCTCTCCATCGCCATCCACGAGTTCCTCTACCCGCTCTTGCAGGGCTGGGACTCAGTGGCGCTCAAGGCGGACGTGGAGCTGGGCGCGACGGATCAGCTCTTCAACCTGCTCGTGGGCCGGCAGCTCATGAAGGAAGAAGGCATGGAGCCGCAGGTCATCATGACCGGCCCCATCCTCGAGGGGCTCAGCGCGAAGCTCGTCGACGGAAAGATTGTCGGCGACAAGATGTCCAAGAGCCTGGACAACTACGTGGGCATCAACGAGCCGGCCGAGCAGATCTTCGGCAAGTTGATGAGCATCACCGACGACCTGATGTGGCGGTACTACGAGCTGCTGTCGTCGATGCCGCTGAAGGAAGTGCACGAGCTGCGCGCGAAGGTGCAGCGCGGCGAGGTGCACCCCAAGGCGGCCAAGACGGGCTTCGCGGAGGAGATGGCCGCGCGCTTCCAGGGCACCGAGGCGGGACGCAAGGCCGCCGAGGACTTCGAGAAGCGCTTCGCCAAGAAGGAGCTGTCCACGGAGGACCTGCCCCTCTTCGAGCTGTCGCTCGCGGGCGTCGAGAAGATGCCCGTCATCAAGGTGCTGCCCGAGACGAAGCTGGTGGCCTCGGCCACCGAGGCGCGCAAACTGATGGCCCAGGGCGGTGTCCGGGTCAACGGCGAGAAGGTGACGGACCCCAAGGCGGAGCTGGGCGCCGGCGAGTACACCGTGCAGGTGGGCAGGCTGAAGGCCGCGCGGGTCAAGCTGGCCTGA
- a CDS encoding FAD-binding protein: MEAFDLVRELAAVLPADGWVTDPDVLEAHRRDQAEWAPSGQARVLVRPRTTEEVQAVLRVAAAGRVPVVARGAGSGLSGGANAIDGCIVLSLARMNRVLEVDPSGMVAVVQPGVLNGAVKAAAAEQGLWYAPDPASWEFSSIGGNLATNAGGLCCVKYGVTGDSVLGLEVVLADGSVVRTGGRTVKNVAGYDLTRLFIGSEGTLGIITEATLRLRPRPPRATTLVASFPTLVSAGTAVTDIMRATRPSLLELMDRATVRAVEAWKPMGLDVEAAALLLARSDAGGEQGVAEIEQMRASCERAGATFVLSTADEAEGELLMGARRFAFPSLEHQGATLLDDVAVPLSRIADLFAAVERIAEERQVLIGTFGHAGDGNMHPTVVFDREDPVALTRAKQAFDDILQAALSLGGTITGEHGVGSLKRAFLGVQLGPTSMRLHETIKRAVDPHGLLNPGKML, from the coding sequence ATGGAAGCGTTCGACCTGGTGCGAGAGCTGGCGGCCGTGCTTCCCGCCGACGGGTGGGTCACCGACCCCGACGTCCTCGAGGCGCATCGGCGCGACCAGGCCGAGTGGGCGCCCTCGGGGCAGGCGCGGGTTCTCGTGCGGCCCAGAACGACGGAGGAGGTCCAGGCGGTGCTGCGCGTGGCGGCGGCCGGGCGCGTGCCGGTGGTCGCTCGGGGCGCGGGCTCGGGGCTGTCGGGTGGGGCGAACGCCATCGACGGCTGCATCGTGTTGTCGCTGGCGCGGATGAATCGCGTGCTGGAGGTGGACCCCAGCGGCATGGTGGCGGTCGTTCAGCCCGGTGTCCTCAATGGCGCGGTCAAGGCGGCGGCGGCGGAGCAGGGGCTCTGGTATGCGCCGGATCCCGCGAGCTGGGAGTTCTCGTCCATTGGCGGCAACCTGGCCACCAACGCGGGCGGCCTGTGCTGCGTGAAGTACGGCGTGACCGGAGACTCCGTGCTCGGGCTGGAGGTGGTGCTCGCGGATGGTTCCGTCGTGCGCACCGGCGGCCGCACGGTGAAGAACGTGGCGGGTTATGACCTCACGCGCCTGTTCATCGGCTCCGAGGGCACGCTGGGCATCATCACCGAGGCCACGCTCCGGCTGCGTCCTCGTCCGCCGCGCGCCACCACGCTCGTGGCGTCATTCCCCACGCTGGTCTCCGCGGGGACGGCGGTGACGGACATCATGCGCGCGACGCGGCCCTCGCTGCTCGAACTCATGGACCGCGCCACCGTGCGCGCCGTGGAGGCCTGGAAGCCCATGGGGCTGGATGTCGAGGCCGCGGCGCTGCTGCTCGCGCGCTCGGACGCGGGCGGTGAGCAGGGAGTGGCGGAAATTGAACAGATGCGCGCGAGCTGTGAGCGGGCGGGCGCGACCTTCGTGTTGAGCACGGCGGATGAGGCCGAGGGCGAGCTGCTCATGGGCGCGCGTCGCTTCGCCTTTCCCTCGCTGGAGCATCAAGGGGCGACGCTGCTGGACGACGTGGCCGTGCCGCTGTCGCGCATCGCGGACCTGTTCGCGGCGGTGGAGCGGATCGCCGAGGAGCGACAGGTGCTCATCGGCACCTTTGGCCACGCGGGCGATGGGAACATGCACCCCACGGTCGTCTTCGATCGCGAGGACCCGGTGGCGCTGACGCGCGCGAAGCAGGCCTTCGACGATATCCTCCAGGCGGCGCTGAGCTTGGGGGGAACCATCACGGGCGAGCACGGCGTGGGGTCGCTCAAGCGAGCGTTCCTGGGTGTGCAACTGGGGCCCACGTCGATGCGCTTGCATGAGACGATCAAACGCGCGGTGGATCCGCACGGGCTGCTCAACCCCGGCAAGATGCTCTAG
- a CDS encoding 5-formyltetrahydrofolate cyclo-ligase produces MSETAVEEAAARKQTLREELTARRKAMTPDLIDVRGLKVQSRFLATPYYQRARTVALYAPIRGEVPTRDILIAALQDDKVVCYPLSHVHGRILSFRAIKSEAELEPGRLGVREPSNSSDLIPVDQIDLFVVPGLGFSRDGKRLGRGGGYYDATLRAASARSRRIGLAFSDQIIEVLPTTSDDVDMDLVVTEAESLRGLHRDWEFVDT; encoded by the coding sequence GTGAGCGAGACGGCGGTGGAAGAGGCGGCGGCGAGGAAGCAAACGCTGCGTGAGGAACTGACGGCGCGCCGCAAGGCGATGACTCCGGACCTCATCGACGTGCGGGGGCTCAAGGTCCAGTCTCGATTTCTGGCGACGCCCTACTACCAGCGGGCTCGGACGGTGGCGCTCTATGCCCCCATCCGGGGCGAGGTCCCCACGCGGGACATCCTCATCGCGGCCCTCCAGGACGACAAGGTCGTCTGCTATCCCCTCTCCCATGTGCACGGGCGCATCCTCTCCTTCCGGGCCATCAAGTCCGAGGCGGAGCTGGAGCCCGGGCGCCTGGGGGTTCGCGAGCCGTCGAACTCGTCGGACCTGATCCCCGTGGACCAGATTGACCTGTTCGTCGTTCCGGGCCTGGGCTTCAGCCGGGACGGCAAGCGGCTCGGTCGAGGCGGCGGGTACTACGACGCCACCTTGCGCGCCGCGAGCGCACGCAGCCGCCGCATCGGTCTGGCCTTCAGCGATCAGATCATCGAGGTGCTCCCTACCACCAGCGACGACGTCGACATGGACCTGGTGGTGACGGAGGCCGAGTCCCTGCGCGGCCTGCATCGAGACTGGGAGTTCGTCGACACGTGA
- a CDS encoding tetratricopeptide repeat protein, which yields MNFHTEGDHLVGMPAPNGPCGFDTRQTLLTGEFQGNIVMASLTVCQSGPRCPSAQTYPVLFVVNPEDGALSGTVRLQKGCTSPALPPVSSALPQTSLLVLKAAPRGAAAPATAPPAEPSPAGTPAAAAPAAPSGGGSGPASSVAGQRSKTEVQVALALEQGHRALAAQDARSALAQFESALQVDDRNLSAMLGRGASQLALGKAAEALSTVERARALNPRHADPYFWLACAQLRLNKRAQALEALKGAVGRGWAAPEGHWLVDAELKRLSDAGAEFQPLLKQARSRKRPASREPQGFGSASP from the coding sequence GTGAATTTTCACACCGAGGGTGACCACCTGGTGGGCATGCCCGCTCCCAATGGGCCCTGCGGCTTCGACACGCGGCAGACGCTCCTCACCGGGGAGTTCCAGGGGAACATCGTCATGGCGTCGCTGACGGTGTGCCAGTCCGGGCCGCGATGCCCCTCGGCGCAGACGTATCCCGTGCTCTTCGTGGTGAACCCGGAGGACGGTGCGCTGTCGGGCACGGTGCGGCTGCAGAAGGGCTGCACGTCCCCCGCGCTCCCGCCGGTGTCGTCGGCGCTGCCGCAGACTTCGTTGCTCGTGCTCAAGGCCGCGCCCCGAGGCGCCGCTGCGCCAGCGACCGCCCCACCGGCCGAGCCCTCGCCTGCTGGTACTCCCGCTGCTGCGGCGCCGGCCGCTCCGAGCGGTGGTGGCTCCGGGCCCGCGTCCTCCGTGGCGGGACAGCGCAGCAAGACCGAAGTGCAGGTGGCGCTGGCGTTGGAGCAGGGCCACCGCGCGCTGGCGGCGCAGGACGCGCGCTCGGCGCTGGCGCAGTTCGAGTCCGCCCTTCAGGTGGATGACCGGAATCTGTCCGCGATGCTGGGCCGAGGCGCCAGTCAGCTGGCGCTGGGCAAGGCCGCCGAGGCGCTCTCGACAGTGGAGCGCGCGCGGGCCCTGAACCCTCGGCATGCCGACCCGTACTTCTGGTTGGCGTGCGCGCAGCTCCGGCTGAACAAGCGGGCGCAGGCGTTGGAGGCGCTCAAGGGCGCCGTGGGCCGAGGCTGGGCCGCGCCTGAAGGACACTGGCTGGTGGATGCGGAGCTGAAGCGCCTGTCCGATGCGGGCGCGGAGTTCCAGCCGCTGCTCAAGCAGGCGCGCAGCCGCAAGCGGCCCGCGAGCCGTGAGCCGCAAGGATTCGGAAGCGCCAGCCCGTGA
- a CDS encoding serine/threonine protein kinase has translation MNPTPPVSKPVRVFGNYEILSVLGKGGMAEVYRARVRSGPFEGWTVALKRLLPSLTRDPASVTLFAREAHLSRQLDHPNIVKVLDAGVLEGVSFIVMDLVDGRDLGQILRRCKVRGIPLPIDFAVYLGKVLMEALAYAHTATGPGGEPLGIVHCDVSPSNLFISRVGEIKLGDFGVSRVLVDGQLQGGEVLGKPYYLSPESLQGAVSPEADLWAATVVLYELLTLHRPFTGATPEEVFAGILSRNYQPLRSLRPDIPAALEEVVARAFSERIEDRFPSAEAYAHALAPHYDERVGTPLAIAAVVRGLFGASDDTAGSANASSESQGPGKGVG, from the coding sequence GTGAACCCGACGCCCCCTGTGTCGAAGCCTGTGCGGGTCTTCGGCAACTACGAGATCCTCTCGGTGCTCGGCAAGGGAGGCATGGCCGAGGTGTACCGCGCGCGCGTGCGCTCCGGGCCCTTCGAGGGCTGGACGGTGGCGCTCAAGCGGCTGCTGCCTTCGCTGACGCGAGACCCTGCCTCGGTGACGCTCTTCGCGCGCGAGGCCCACCTGTCCCGGCAGTTGGATCATCCCAACATCGTGAAGGTGCTCGATGCGGGGGTGCTCGAGGGCGTCTCGTTCATCGTGATGGACCTGGTGGACGGGCGGGACCTGGGGCAGATCCTCCGGCGCTGCAAGGTCCGCGGCATTCCGCTGCCCATCGACTTCGCGGTGTACCTGGGCAAGGTGCTCATGGAGGCGCTCGCGTACGCGCACACCGCCACGGGCCCGGGCGGTGAGCCGCTGGGCATCGTCCACTGCGACGTGTCTCCCTCCAACCTGTTCATCTCCCGCGTGGGGGAGATCAAGCTGGGGGACTTCGGCGTCTCGCGCGTGCTGGTGGACGGCCAGCTCCAGGGCGGCGAGGTGCTGGGCAAGCCGTACTACCTGTCGCCCGAGTCGCTCCAGGGCGCGGTGAGTCCGGAGGCGGACCTTTGGGCCGCCACGGTGGTGCTGTACGAGCTGCTCACGCTCCATCGTCCGTTCACCGGCGCGACGCCCGAGGAGGTGTTCGCGGGCATCCTGTCGCGGAACTATCAGCCCCTGCGCAGCTTGCGTCCGGACATCCCGGCGGCGCTGGAGGAGGTCGTCGCTCGCGCTTTCTCCGAGCGCATCGAGGACCGTTTCCCCTCGGCGGAGGCGTACGCGCATGCCCTCGCGCCTCACTACGACGAGCGGGTCGGCACGCCGCTGGCCATCGCCGCGGTGGTGCGCGGGCTGTTCGGCGCGAGTGACGACACGGCGGGTTCGGCCAACGCTTCGAGCGAGTCCCAGGGCCCCGGCAAGGGCGTGGGCTGA
- a CDS encoding ABC transporter substrate-binding protein, producing MSRFVSCLAVLALCSLSCEQKSARGSEAAPAPAPVAERTPSEQGPILIGTIGSLTGSEAAFGTVVLDGIRFAVEEANAAGGIRGRPVALRSYDSQGRIEESVAAAKRLLTQDAVPVILGDVTSSGSLAIADAAQAAHVPMVTPSSTHPDVTKKGDYIFRTCFIDPFQGGAMARFAREQLGLERVAVLHDAKNASSLGLSEAFIEAFRKRGGTVVSVESYAKGDTDYRAPLLAVKKTKPQAIYLPGFYSEVGVIARQARELGLTVPLLGGDGWESDRLFELAGGAVDGAYYSSHYAEDNPAPELQRFITAFRARYGRFPEAASALGYDAAKVVLAAMARAPSLSGPALRDAIAATKDFPGATGTLTLDASRNPVKPAVILTLKEGKRKFAAAVTP from the coding sequence ATGTCCCGATTCGTCTCGTGCCTCGCGGTGCTCGCGCTGTGCTCGCTGTCGTGCGAGCAGAAGTCCGCGCGCGGGTCAGAGGCGGCCCCCGCGCCCGCCCCCGTCGCCGAGCGGACTCCCTCTGAACAGGGGCCCATCCTCATCGGCACCATCGGGAGCCTCACGGGCTCCGAGGCCGCCTTCGGCACGGTGGTGCTGGATGGCATCCGGTTCGCGGTGGAGGAGGCGAACGCGGCGGGCGGGATTCGAGGCCGCCCCGTGGCGCTGCGCTCCTATGACAGCCAAGGCCGCATCGAGGAGTCCGTGGCCGCGGCCAAGCGGTTGCTCACGCAGGACGCGGTGCCGGTCATCCTCGGGGACGTGACGTCCTCGGGCTCACTGGCCATCGCGGACGCGGCGCAGGCGGCGCACGTGCCCATGGTGACGCCGTCCTCCACGCACCCCGACGTGACGAAGAAGGGGGATTACATCTTCCGCACCTGCTTCATCGATCCGTTCCAGGGCGGTGCGATGGCTCGCTTCGCGCGCGAGCAACTGGGGCTGGAGCGCGTGGCCGTGCTCCATGACGCGAAGAACGCCTCGTCGCTCGGGTTGAGCGAGGCCTTCATCGAGGCGTTCCGCAAGCGCGGCGGCACGGTGGTCTCGGTGGAGAGCTATGCGAAGGGCGACACGGACTACCGCGCGCCGCTGCTCGCGGTGAAGAAGACGAAGCCGCAGGCCATCTACCTGCCGGGCTTCTACAGCGAGGTGGGCGTCATCGCGCGGCAGGCGCGTGAGCTGGGGCTCACGGTTCCGCTGTTGGGCGGAGATGGGTGGGAGTCCGATCGCCTCTTCGAGCTGGCGGGGGGCGCGGTGGATGGCGCGTACTATTCCTCGCACTACGCCGAGGACAACCCGGCGCCCGAGCTGCAGCGCTTCATCACCGCGTTCCGGGCCCGCTACGGCCGCTTCCCCGAGGCCGCGTCGGCGCTGGGCTACGACGCGGCGAAGGTGGTGCTCGCGGCCATGGCGCGCGCGCCCTCGCTCTCCGGGCCCGCGCTGCGGGATGCCATCGCGGCCACCAAGGACTTCCCGGGAGCGACGGGGACGCTCACGCTGGATGCGAGCCGCAACCCCGTGAAGCCCGCCGTCATCCTGACCCTCAAGGAAGGGAAGCGGAAGTTCGCGGCGGCCGTGACGCCCTGA
- a CDS encoding TIGR00282 family metallophosphoesterase — translation MKVLFMGDVMGRPGVEAIQTLLPGLLSRHGVDVAIANAENSDLGAGMTPETAEALLASGVRLLTSGNHFWSKKQILPWIQEHPDLLLRPANYPKGTPGLGHGLVRLPDGRSLGVINLEGRVFMKPLDNPFLVAQGLVEGLRQQTPCILVDMHCEATSEKNAMGVYLDGRVSAVVGTHTHVQTADERVLPGGTAFITDVGMCGPLDSVIGVRKEQSVERFVTERRMPHEVATGLVYLQGVVVDIDDATGLARGIERVRERLPGT, via the coding sequence GTGAAGGTCCTCTTCATGGGAGATGTGATGGGCCGCCCGGGAGTCGAGGCGATCCAGACGCTCCTTCCGGGGCTGCTCTCGCGGCATGGCGTGGACGTCGCCATCGCCAACGCGGAGAACAGCGACCTGGGCGCCGGCATGACCCCGGAGACGGCCGAGGCGCTGCTCGCCAGCGGCGTGCGGCTGCTGACCAGCGGCAATCACTTCTGGAGCAAGAAGCAGATCCTCCCGTGGATCCAGGAGCACCCGGACCTGCTGCTGCGTCCGGCCAACTACCCCAAGGGGACGCCGGGCCTGGGACACGGCCTGGTGCGCTTGCCCGACGGACGGTCCCTGGGGGTCATCAACCTGGAGGGGCGCGTCTTCATGAAGCCGCTCGACAACCCCTTCCTCGTCGCGCAGGGGTTGGTCGAAGGGCTGCGCCAGCAGACGCCCTGCATCCTGGTGGACATGCACTGCGAGGCCACCAGCGAAAAGAACGCCATGGGCGTGTACCTGGATGGCCGCGTGTCCGCCGTGGTGGGCACGCACACGCATGTGCAGACCGCGGACGAGCGCGTGCTCCCTGGAGGAACAGCGTTCATCACGGACGTGGGCATGTGTGGCCCGCTCGACTCGGTCATCGGGGTCCGCAAGGAGCAGTCCGTGGAGCGCTTCGTCACCGAGCGCCGGATGCCCCATGAGGTGGCCACCGGGCTCGTGTACCTGCAAGGTGTGGTGGTGGACATCGACGATGCCACTGGACTCGCGCGGGGCATCGAGCGCGTTCGCGAGCGTCTGCCCGGAACCTGA
- a CDS encoding RDD family protein: MSPDTSPVDSPMGARCARHEDLPAIAICGRCGSYACFDCRRLGYDSGIYCVGCAPTHQLAERGARFSANLIDQIVVYAPLLVLGILGGMFGDEESASVGLILLGILGTLGALVLQCVRVHQSGQSIGKRMMRIKVVRMDGSRADTARIIVLRNVIPTLVGSFCSVLSIVDPMFIFGNERRCLHDLMADTIVVNVDD; the protein is encoded by the coding sequence ATGTCGCCCGATACATCTCCCGTCGACTCGCCCATGGGCGCCCGCTGCGCGCGCCACGAGGACCTCCCCGCCATCGCCATCTGCGGCCGTTGCGGCAGCTACGCCTGCTTCGATTGCAGGCGCCTCGGCTATGACTCCGGCATCTACTGCGTGGGCTGTGCGCCGACGCACCAGCTGGCGGAGCGTGGCGCCCGCTTCTCCGCGAACCTCATCGACCAGATCGTCGTCTATGCCCCCCTCCTCGTGCTGGGAATCCTGGGAGGCATGTTCGGTGACGAGGAGAGCGCGTCGGTCGGGCTGATCCTGCTGGGCATCCTCGGAACCCTGGGCGCGCTGGTGCTCCAGTGCGTGCGCGTCCATCAATCCGGGCAGAGCATCGGCAAGCGCATGATGCGGATCAAGGTGGTGCGCATGGACGGCAGTCGCGCGGACACCGCGCGCATCATCGTCCTGCGCAACGTGATTCCGACCTTGGTGGGCTCGTTCTGCAGCGTGCTCAGCATCGTCGACCCGATGTTCATCTTCGGCAACGAGCGCCGGTGCCTGCACGACCTCATGGCCGACACCATCGTGGTGAACGTGGACGACTGA
- a CDS encoding EndoU domain-containing protein, giving the protein MRVSLPLSACVSVLVLLALPAWASGAFVSEVPEDAVEQPESKTVVFTVEPGVSYPLIKKGGPNRAWCKLKGPTAEGWVRCDGAPTPDVTPSVGAKALVAADHANSAMQGSGQRSPAAEEKRQEPSAPPSWKGATGCATTCEHAPLFTAPPTLSPLDREVLDMCPARPDVSVSAGDVQRFFARHHDDARIQRALSAAGRAGSKQADIEWLTSLWVSTGPRNAFTHVFCGDDWERGPIGGLHFLPRYAQLEAEGKLCYGGPARGGNALQGGQYRITFRGVAPWSCGEKRMGGFQRTQDAVSIAAIGTRAFVRCCARGGAKKEGGVYSAPDLGGSAWRIWCGTRNGTYGIASLYPTDEAPTCSE; this is encoded by the coding sequence ATGCGCGTGTCCCTGCCGCTGTCCGCCTGTGTCTCGGTCCTCGTCCTCCTCGCGCTCCCCGCGTGGGCCTCCGGGGCCTTCGTGTCGGAGGTCCCCGAAGACGCGGTGGAGCAGCCCGAGTCGAAGACCGTCGTCTTCACCGTGGAGCCCGGCGTCTCCTATCCCCTCATCAAGAAGGGGGGCCCCAATCGCGCGTGGTGCAAGCTGAAGGGCCCCACCGCCGAGGGCTGGGTGCGCTGCGATGGCGCACCGACTCCGGACGTGACGCCCTCCGTGGGCGCCAAGGCGCTCGTGGCCGCGGACCATGCGAACTCCGCGATGCAGGGGTCCGGGCAACGCAGCCCCGCGGCCGAAGAGAAGCGACAGGAGCCTTCCGCGCCCCCGAGCTGGAAAGGCGCCACGGGCTGCGCGACGACGTGCGAACACGCGCCCCTCTTCACGGCACCTCCGACGCTCTCCCCGTTGGACCGGGAGGTGCTCGACATGTGCCCCGCGCGCCCGGACGTCAGCGTGAGCGCGGGCGACGTGCAGCGCTTCTTCGCCCGGCACCATGATGACGCGCGGATCCAACGCGCGCTCTCCGCCGCGGGTCGCGCGGGCTCGAAGCAGGCGGACATCGAGTGGCTCACGAGCCTCTGGGTGAGCACCGGCCCGCGCAATGCCTTCACGCACGTGTTCTGCGGAGACGACTGGGAGCGCGGCCCCATTGGGGGACTGCACTTCCTGCCGAGGTACGCGCAGCTCGAGGCCGAAGGAAAGCTTTGCTACGGCGGCCCGGCGCGCGGCGGCAATGCCCTCCAGGGTGGGCAGTACCGCATCACCTTCCGGGGCGTGGCGCCGTGGTCCTGCGGTGAGAAGCGGATGGGCGGCTTCCAGCGCACGCAAGACGCCGTGAGCATCGCGGCCATCGGGACGCGCGCCTTCGTCCGGTGCTGCGCGCGCGGTGGCGCGAAGAAGGAAGGCGGCGTGTACAGCGCACCGGACCTCGGTGGCTCGGCGTGGCGCATCTGGTGTGGCACGCGCAACGGCACCTACGGCATCGCGTCGCTCTACCCCACCGACGAAGCCCCGACCTGCTCGGAGTGA
- a CDS encoding RlmE family RNA methyltransferase, with the protein MVGTAPAMGKPYRPKDHYFQKAKQEGLRARSAFKVDEILKRLPVVKKGGAVLDLGAAPGGFLQILVDVVGPTGRIIGVDIVAIRPFSQKFVQTAVLDVLADDFDAKLAAMYDGPFDAVISDMAPKTSGIKATDEARSLRLAGKALEVAATRGRPGSSFVAKVFMGGDFEQFRADVRTHFEDVKIIRPEATRGASMEVYVVGLRRRAAPPATAT; encoded by the coding sequence ATGGTAGGGACCGCTCCTGCCATGGGCAAGCCCTACCGTCCTAAAGACCACTATTTCCAGAAAGCCAAGCAAGAAGGGTTGAGGGCGCGGTCCGCCTTCAAGGTGGATGAAATTCTCAAGCGCCTGCCCGTGGTGAAGAAGGGCGGCGCGGTGTTGGACCTGGGGGCCGCGCCGGGCGGCTTCCTGCAGATTCTGGTGGATGTGGTGGGCCCCACGGGGCGGATCATCGGCGTGGACATCGTCGCCATCCGTCCGTTCTCGCAGAAGTTCGTGCAGACCGCGGTGCTGGACGTGCTGGCGGACGACTTCGACGCGAAGCTGGCGGCGATGTACGACGGGCCCTTCGACGCGGTCATCTCCGACATGGCGCCCAAGACGAGCGGCATCAAGGCCACGGACGAGGCGCGCAGCCTGCGGCTCGCGGGCAAGGCACTGGAGGTCGCGGCGACGCGGGGGCGGCCCGGTTCGTCGTTCGTGGCGAAGGTGTTCATGGGCGGTGACTTCGAGCAGTTCCGCGCGGATGTCCGGACGCACTTCGAGGACGTGAAGATCATTCGTCCCGAGGCCACGCGCGGCGCCAGCATGGAGGTCTACGTCGTGGGTCTGCGCCGACGCGCCGCCCCGCCCGCGACCGCGACGTGA
- a CDS encoding cysteine desulfurase gives MIYWDHNAAAPLRPEVSELLAHTYSQGGFGNASSVHAAGREARARLDVARARVARVLGCEPKEVCFTGSGSESNALALRGAFAARTTPARRRVVSSIIEHPATLATLAQLEREGTEVVRVAPGTDGRVPLDALLEALTPDTALCSLMWANNETGVLQPVAELARACRQRGILFHTDAVQAAGKVPLSLREVDADLLSLSAHKFGGPQGVAVLVVRKGVDVRALVPGHQEGGRRGGTQNVPAVEALALALELATTEQRECAEKQGALREIFERELRASLSGVTVNGGGAPRVPNTSNVRFEGVEAETLLMALDLEGICASSGAACASGTLTPSHVLLAMGLSPTQARASVRFSLGPDTTLHEVEHVVRALRAHVPRVRAVTETPVGRSA, from the coding sequence GTGATCTACTGGGATCACAACGCGGCCGCGCCCTTGCGCCCCGAGGTGAGCGAGCTGCTCGCCCACACCTATTCGCAGGGCGGCTTCGGCAACGCCTCGAGCGTGCATGCGGCGGGACGCGAAGCGCGCGCGCGACTGGATGTTGCGCGCGCGCGCGTGGCCCGAGTGCTGGGCTGTGAGCCGAAGGAAGTCTGCTTCACGGGCTCTGGCAGTGAGTCGAACGCGCTCGCGCTCCGAGGTGCCTTCGCGGCGCGGACGACTCCCGCCCGCCGGCGCGTGGTGTCCTCCATCATCGAGCACCCCGCCACACTGGCCACCCTCGCGCAGTTGGAACGCGAGGGCACAGAGGTCGTTCGCGTGGCCCCGGGCACCGATGGCCGCGTGCCCCTGGACGCGCTGCTCGAGGCGCTCACTCCGGACACGGCGCTGTGCTCGCTCATGTGGGCCAACAACGAGACGGGCGTGCTGCAACCCGTGGCGGAGCTGGCCCGTGCGTGTCGTCAGCGAGGCATCCTCTTCCACACCGATGCGGTGCAGGCCGCGGGCAAGGTGCCGCTGAGCCTGCGCGAAGTGGACGCCGACCTCCTGTCGCTGTCGGCGCACAAGTTCGGCGGCCCGCAAGGCGTGGCCGTGTTGGTGGTGCGCAAAGGCGTGGACGTGCGCGCGCTCGTCCCTGGGCATCAAGAAGGAGGCCGCCGCGGAGGCACGCAGAACGTGCCCGCCGTGGAGGCGCTGGCCCTCGCCTTGGAGCTGGCGACCACCGAGCAACGCGAGTGCGCCGAGAAACAGGGAGCGCTGCGAGAGATCTTCGAGCGCGAGCTGCGAGCCTCCCTGTCGGGCGTGACAGTGAACGGAGGCGGAGCACCGCGCGTCCCCAACACCAGCAACGTGCGCTTCGAAGGCGTCGAAGCGGAGACACTGCTGATGGCCTTGGACCTGGAGGGCATCTGCGCGTCGTCGGGCGCGGCCTGCGCGTCCGGCACCCTGACGCCCTCGCATGTGCTGCTGGCGATGGGACTGTCCCCCACCCAGGCGCGCGCGAGCGTGCGCTTCAGTCTGGGGCCTGACACCACCCTTCACGAAGTGGAGCACGTGGTGCGAGCCCTGCGAGCCCATGTGCCCCGCGTCCGCGCCGTGACGGAGACACCGGTCGGTCGGAGCGCCTGA